The genomic region ACACCGTGGGCCACCCACGCCTCCTGTAAAGCATGCAACTGCCCACCCTTTCCTAGGCCTTCTATGGTGGTTATTTCGCCGCCAGAAACTGATTCAACGGGTGTTGAACAGGAGCGCACGGGCTGCCCGTTCACATGCACGGTGCAGGCACCGCAAAGGCCGGCACCACAACCAAACTTGGTGCCCTTGAGCCCTAGTTCGTCACGCAGCACCCACAAAAGAGGCGTGTCTCCCTCGATATCCAGCGAGCGCTGCTCACCATTAACTATAAGGCTCAATGCCATTCCTGCTCTCTCCAACTGCTTGGCCTAGCTTTACGCGCCGGGCTCTTTAAGGCTCAGGTCTAAGGTGAACCATGCAACTCACGATTGTGTTGTTTGTCCCGGTCACCTTTACGCACCATGACATAAACCGCCCCGGTGCCGCCATGGCGCTTCTCGGCCGAGTGGAACGCCAGCACGCTCGGGAGTTCGGGCAGCCATTTAGCAAGGTGGCTTTTGAGCTGAGCTACGCCGTCTGGGTTACGCTCTCCCTTGCCGTGAAGGATTATGACCGATCGCAATCCATAACGAACGCAATCGGCGATGAATTGGAATACTTCTCGCCGCGCCAGCTCCACGGTCATCCGATGCAAATCCAGCCTTGCTTCAATGGCGTACTGCCCATGCTTGAGCTTGCGAAAAACACCATGCTGAATACCGGGGCGTTGCCAGCAGAGAATGTCGAGCGCGGTTAAGGGATCGACATTCTCGGAGGTCAGCGGGTTAGCATCTTTGAGTGGTCTCTCCACGGCAGCGCGCTGACGCTCCAAGTGGCCGGGCGTCAGTTCACGGGGCATGATTATCTCGGCGCGATTGGATTTTCGGATGCGCCGTACGTCCTTCATTGCCTCAAGAAAACTGAGGCGATCATTTTTGCTAGTCATGGCCGTACTTTCAATAACCTAATGAATGGTAGAACCTTACCACCGGGCGCGTTTCCCATAAAGAAAGCAGGAAGATTGCGCAGGTTTGCGACCAAAACCGTAGAGTAAATACACACCCCAGTGATCTACACTGTTTACTGACAACAATAACGAAGAAGCGGAGACGGCTATGGCAGCAGCAAACCAAGACAGCACACGCCCGCAGAACACCCGCGCCATTATGGGCTTCCTGCAAGCGCACGCCCCCTTCTCAAGCATGGACGAAGACCACCTCGCCCACTTTGCTGAGCATGCCACGCTGAGATTCTATGCCGACGGAGATGTGGTTCTATCGCCAGACGACGGTATCGTTAGAAAGTTTTACGTCGTTAAACAGGGACGGATCAGGGGCGAGCGCCTTAACCAGAAAGCTGACAAAACCGAAACCACGTTTGAGATCAGCCTTGGCGAGTGTTTTCCACTGGCCGCCATTATAGGTGAGCGGCCCACCCGGACACTGCACCGCGCCGCCGGAGACACGTTTTGCCTGAGCATCGAGCAAGACGCCTTCGTTACCCTGTTTTCCGAAAGCGAGTCATTCCGTGATTTCTGCCTGCGCGGTGTCAGCAGCCTGCTCGACCAAGTAAATCAGCGCATTCAGTCTGGCGCCATGGCGTCCATGGGATCCAGCATATCACTGAGCACGCCTCTTGAACGCTACGCCCTTCGCAACCCCATTGTGTGCTCGCCGGATTCGTCCGTGCGTAAAGCGGTCGCCCGCATGCATGAAAACGGTGTAGGCAGCATTGTGATCACCGACGACAGCCGACACCCAACCGGCATATTCACCCTTCGTGACCTGCGTACGATGATTGCCGAGAATGCGGGCAGTCTTGATGCCCCTGTGCACCAGTTCATGACGAAAGATCCCTGCTGCCTAACAGCACAAGCTGATGCGTTCGAAGCGGCTCTGCTGATGGCAGAACATCACTTCGCCCATCTTTGCGTGGTGGATGAAGAGAAAAAACTGATTGGTATAGTATCGGAACGGGATCTGTTCTCTCTGCAGCGAGTCGATCTGGTTAATCTAGCCCGCACCATCGGCACTGCAACGCATCTACGGACTCTGGTTAGCCTGCGCTCCGACGTATCCCGGCTAGTGGATGCCATGCTGGCCCACGGAGCTGACTCCGGCCAGGTTGTGAAAATCATTACCACGCTCAACGACGTCACCGTTCGGCGGGTTCTGGAACTGAATATCAAGAAAAATGACCCCGGCATTCCCTTCACCTGGCTCACCTTTGGCAGCGAAGGCCGGCAGGAGCAGACTCTGCTGACCGATCAGGATAACGGCATTCTGTTCAAGACCCCGGAAGGCATGACAGAGGATCAGGTACGTGAGAAGCTGCTGCCATTCGCCCGCACCGTCAACGACGAACTCGCCGAATGCGGTTTCACTCTGTGCAAGGGCAACATCATGGCCAGCAACCCCAAGCTGTGCCTGAGCGATCGAGAATGGGATGATTGGTTTATCCGTTTCATTGATGCATCCACTCCACAAAACCTCGTCTACTCATCTATCTTTCTGGATATGAGATCGGTGTTCGGCCCAACCGACTCTTTGCACCAACTCCTTGAAAGAGTACTCACAAGAATCCGCAAGAACGATCTGTTTCAGAAGATGCTTGCGGGTAACGCATTTCAGAGAAAACCGCCGCTGACTATGTTCCGCAACTTCCGTTATGTTTCTGACGGTAAAAAGCGCAGCCTAGATCTGAAACGCCAGGGCTTAGCACCTTTCGTGGAATCCGTGCGTGTGTTCGCGCTTGCCAACGGAGTGGAAAGCGCGAACACACTTGAGAGGATGGATGAGCTTGCCCAGAAAGGCGTTTTTGATGCCAAAGACGCCAATGCGTGGAAAGATGCGTATAGCCTCATTCAGGCCATCCGCATGAGGTCACATCAGGAAATGCTCGACAAGGGCGAAGAGCTCACCAACTACATAGACCCAGACGACCTGAATCCACTGGACAAGCGCATTCTCCGTGAATCGTTTCGGCAGGCTCAGCGTTTGCAACAAAAGCTCGAAATTACCTACCAACTCTAAACCCAGGCCGTCGCCCCATGTTGGAACAAATCAGACAATGGATTGAACGTCGCCGCGCAGGCCTAAACAGCAACATACCGCCCGAGAACATGCCTAATCCCAAAAGCCCGGGGGATCAGCTGCTCTCTGAGTGCCGCTTGATTGTGTTGGATCTCGAGACCACCGGCTTGCATGCAAACAAGGATGAGGTCATCGCCGTTGGCGCAGTTGCCATCACCGGTGGTGCCATCGACCTCAGCGATCAGTTCGACCTGATTTTGAGGCGTCCCGAGCTTGATATAACAAAGACAGTATTGATTCACGGAATCGGGACGGAAGCCCTCACCCAGGGCCATGAAACCGAAGATGCACTGCTTTTTCTTTTGGAATGGATGAATGGCGACCCAGTGCTTGCATACCACTCGGCATTCGATCAGAAATTTCTAGAAAAGACTCTTAAAACTGAGCTTGGATACACCAAGAACCATACCTGGATGGACGTAGCAGACCTACTACCTGCATTCTTTCCAAAGGCCCATACCAGTGGCAAGGGGCTTGATAACTGGGCCGACTTTTTTGGCCTTGAAGTCAGTGCAAGACACCACGCAGCTTCCGATGCTTTGGCAACCGCCGAACTAACGCTGATTGCACTGAACAAAGCCCACAAGGACGGCCTGAAAACCCTGAGGGAATTGCACGATAAACTGCGCTACCACCGCCGGCTAAAAAACATACACCGCATGTGATCTAACTATTTGAAACACCTAAAAAACAGACGCCTGTCACAGCAAAAGCCCATAATTAGACTTTTTGCCAATATCTATAAATCGCTTGACCAGTAAAGTCAAAGAGGAGAACAAGTAGGGGGAGTACTAACATGAATAACAAACTCTCTGGCTCGCTCAGCTCACTAAAAAGTTACTACATACCAAAAACAACAAGACAGGAGTAATCCTATGTCAGGTCATAGCTACGATGCTGAACAGTACTGGAAGGCGAACCTTCGCCTTATATTCGGGAGCCTTATCATATGGGCTCTCGTTTCCTATGGTTTCGCAATCCTTCTACGCCCCATGCTCTCCGGAATTGCTATCGGTGGCACGGATTTGGGCTTCTGGTTCGCGCAGCAAGGCTCTATTCTCACGTTCATTGCACTGATCTTCCACTACGCGTGGCGCATGAACAGACTCGATAAAAAATTCGGCGTGGACGAGGAGTAAGCGGATGAGTCAATTTGCGATTAACATTATGTTCGTAGGGGGATCCTTCCTCATCTACATCATGATTGCTGTCTGGGCCAGGGCCGGAAGCACTAAAGATTTCTACGTCGCCGGCGGCGGCATTCACCCCATCACCAACGGTATGGCGATTGGTGCCGACTGGATGTCAGCAGCGTCATTCATCTCCATGGCGGGTATCATTGCAGCCGGTGGCTATGCAAGCTCAGCCTACTTGATGGGCTGGACCGGCGGGTACGTTCTGCTGGCTATGCTTCTTGCACCTTACCTGCGTAAATTCGGTAAGTTCACGGTTCCGGAGTTTATTGGTGACCGGTTCTATAGCAAGCAGGCACGCTTGGTAGCGGTTGTCTGCCTGATCACTGCCTCTTTGACCTACGTTATCGGCCAGATGGCCGGCGCTGGCGTGGCCTTCTCCCGGTTCTTGGAAGTGGATGCCACTACGGGCTTGATTATTGCTGCGGTCGTTATCTTCATCTACTCGGTACTTGGTGGCATGAAGGGCATAACTTACACGCAGGTTGCTCAATATTGCGTGCTGATCCTTGCCTACACCATTCCAGCTGTCTTTATTTCCCTGCAGCTGACGGATAACCCAATCCCAGCGATAGGTTTGTTCTCCACTCATATCGATTCGGGAATGCCGATTCTGGACAAACTGAACCAGGTTATTACGGATCTAGGCTTCAGAGAGTATACTGCAGATGTCGACAGCCACCTGAACATGGTGCTGTTTACCCTGACTCTGATGATCGGTACCGCCGGCCTACCCCACGTTATTATTCGCTTCTTCACCGTTCCAAAAGTAGCTGATGCTCGCTGGTCTGCTGGCTGGGCTCTGGTATTCATTGCGCTGTTATACCTCACAGCCCCGGCTGTTGCATCCATGGCTCGCCTGAACCTGATGTCCACCATTTATCCGGATGGCACCGCTGCTGAGCCGATTCAATACGATAACCGCCCGAACTGGATCAAAGAGTGGGAAATCACAGGGCTGATCACATTCCAGGACAAGAATGAGGACGGTCGTATCCAACTGTACAACGATGACTCGTCTGAAGAAGGCAAGGCGTTCCAGGATGAGGCAGAAGCCCGCGGCTGGGAAGGCAACGAGCTCGACGTAAACCGCGACATTCTGGTGCTCGCTAACCCCGAGATTGCTAATCTGCCCGGCTGGGTCATCGGTCTGATCGCAGCCGGTGGTCTGGCAGCTGCATTGTCGACGGCGGCAGGCCTGCTATTGGCCATATCCTCGGCGATCAGTCACGACTTGATCAAAGGCTCAATTAATCCCGGTATTACGGAAAAAGGTGAGCTGCTGGCAGCGCGAATATCGATGGCCGTTGCAATTGTGGTAGCAACTTGGCTGGGCGCTAACCCTCCAGGGTTCGCCGCTCAGGTTGTTGCTTTGGCATTCGGTATTGCGGCCGCCTCATTGTTCCCGACTCTGATGATGGGTATCTTCTCGAAGCGCATCAACAATAAGGGTGCTGTCGCGGGTATGCTGTGCGGCTTGGTGTTCACCTTGTCGTACATCTTCGTGTACAAGGGATGGTTCTTCATTCCGGGCACGGCCAACCTTGCAGATATCGCAGAGAACTGGGTATTTGGAATCTCTCCACTGTCGATTGGTGCAATCGGTGCCCTCGTCAACTTTGCGGTAGCCTTCGCTGTATCTAACGCAACTGATGAGCCACCCATTGAGATTCAAGAACTGGTTGAAAGCGTTCGCTACCCACGCGGTGCCGGAAAAGCTCAAGACCACTAAGCAACAACTTAGCCTGATATACTCAATGAGTTGACAGGTTGTTACTGAGCGGGCTTCCTCTATGAGGGAGCCCGTTCTTTTTTTAAGGAAACACGTATATGTTTTGGACTTTTGTCGCCACTGTAATCTGTGGGCTGGGCGCCGCTGGCATAGCTCTCGGAATACGGGCAGTCACCCGCAACAGGGCACCTAAATGGCTTATCCCGGTATTTGCCGGCGCAGGTATGCTGGGCTACCTGATATACGGAGAGTATGCATGGTACGACCATAAACAGTCGCGTTTACCTACCGAGGCTGTGGTTGTGAGCACGGAGAGTAAAGGGATTTATTGGCGCCCCTGGACTATGGTCTATCCTTATGTGACTGCTTTTTCCACGGTGGACACGAAAAGCATCGCGCGGGACACCAACAACCCGAATATTATTCGTTTTACCCTCTATCGATTTGAGCAAAAGATCACAGACACAGTCTCTCACCGGATCCACATTATTAACTGCGCAACTCGGGAGCTGGTTCCAATCGGCTCTGATGGAACACCGCGGGTAGACAACCTCAAAACTCTGAATGGCAGTGACGTACTCTATTCCACTGTGTGTGCCGGCTGAAACTCTGGTAAATGGGGGCAGGTAACCCGCCCTACCTGACGGAATTGTATAAATATGATTAGTGTCTGGTTGCTGGTTTTAATATCCATCACCTACATTTCGGTCCTGTTTATCATCGCCTGGGCGGGAGATAAACACCCCGGGCTGTATCGCAGGCGCCTTGCGCGGACGCATGTTTATTCACTGTCACTGGCGGTCTACTTCACCTCCTGGACCTTCTACGGCGCCGTGGGAAGGGCCACTCAGGAGGGGCTGGGCTTTCTACCCATTTATCTCGGGCCCTTGCTGGTTTTTGTTTTCTGCGCACCACTTTTGCGCCGAATCATTTACATAAGTAAGCGTAACAACAGCACCTCCATCGCCGATTTCATTGCCTCCCGGTACGGCAAATCCCAGCTGTTGGCTGCCATGATCGCAACCTTCGCCTTGATTGGCAGCGTGCCCTACATCGCGCTGCAACTAAAGGCCATCGCCATGGGTTTCAGTGTGTTGTCCAGCACAGGCACGGGCACCCGGGAGCTGAGTACCGCAGCCTGGAACGATGCGGCTTGGTACATCACCCTGGCGCTGACGGCATTTACCGTGCTTTTTGGCACCCGCCACTTGGAGTCGACTGAACACCATCGCGGCATGATTCAAGCTGTGGCCTTTGAGTCACTGATCAAGCTCGTTGCCTTTGTTGCCGTTGGGCTGTTTGTTGGGTACGGGCTTTATAACGGCTTTGGCGACTTATTGGACAATGTAAAGCAGGCGGATCTTAGTGGCATTCTTACAACAGATGCCATTGAGGCGCCGGCATTTATCACCCAAACTCTCGTTGCGATGCTGGCCATCATCTGCTTGCCACGGCAGTTTCACGTAATGGTGGTAGAGAACGCCGACCACCGCGATTTCGAAGTTGCCCGCTGGGCCATGCCGGTTTATCTCATTGTGGCTAGCGCATTTGTGCTACCTATTGCTGCAGCGGGTCTGTTGGCTCCAGAAGCCATAGCCAGCAACCCCGACATCCTCATCCTTCAGCTGCCCATCATGGCCGGCAAAGAGTGGCTGGCCATTCTTGCATTCCTTGGTGGCGGCTCCGCAGCGGCTGCCATGGTTATCGTATGCTCTGTCGCCATTGCCACGATGGTGAGCAATGAAATCGTCATGCCGGCTTTGCTTAAGTTCTTCAGGCCACGGATGAATCGCCAGGCCGACCTTAGCTCTCTGCTACTCGGCATCCGCAGGGTCGCCATCTTTGTGGTTCTACTGATTGCTTACGGCTTTTACCGGATGGCGGGAAAAGATTACAGCCTGACCTCGTTCGGGCTCCTGTCCTTTGCTGCAGCAGCACAATTTGGCCCGGCGCTTGTGGGCGGCATTCTCTGGCGCCGCGGTAATGCCACAGGTGCAACATGGGGCCTAGCTCTCGGTTTTTTTCTGTGGTGTTACACCTTGCTCCTGCCTGCACTGGCATCAACGGGCTGGTTTACCGACTCGCTAATCAACGAGGGTATCTGGGGGCTTCACTGGACAAGGCCAACCGCGCTATTCGGGCTGAAACTCGACCAGACCAGCCACGGCATTATCTGGAGCCTGGGTATCAATACGCTGGTCTACGTGGTGCTTTCTCTGGTCACACGTCAGCGGGTGCGTGAGAAAATCCAGATTGCCTCGTTTTTTCAGGATCCCCACCCCAAAGGCGATACGATCCAGCATCAAAGCTGGCAGGAGGAGATACTAACGTCGGATCTGCAGGCTCTCACCGACAGATTCATGGGCGAAGAGCGCTCAGAAGTTGTATTCCGAAATTACGAACGTCGCAATGCCATAAGGCTGCACCTGCATCGCCCAGCTTCCTCTCACCTGATGAAATACGTAGAGCGCCAACTCGCGTCGGTGATTGGCGCGTCCACCGCACGGGTGGTTCTGGAATCGACCCTAACGGGTCGAGACATGCAGATCGAAGACGTGGTCAGCATTGTTGATGAAGCATCACAGGCCATGACGTTCAGCCGGGAGTTGCTGCAGTCGGCTATCGAGAACATTAGCCTAGGCGTATCAGTGGTCAATCAGCAACAACAACTGGTGGTCTGGAACCATCGTTATTTGGAACTGTTCGCCTATCCGAAGGGGTTTGTAAGAGTCGGACGCCCGGCAGAAGACCTGATGCGCTATAACCTCACCAATTCCAACCTACCGGCCCGGCGAATTGATGAGATCGTTGCCAACCACTACGGCAACATGCGCGAAGGCCAGCTTATTTCTTATGAACGCCAAAGACCGGACGGAACAATTGTTCGAATAGACGGCAGCCCGATCCCCGGTGGCGGCTACGTAACCACATTCCAGGATATTACAGCGATGCGCCGCACTGAGCAGGCGCTTAAAGAAACCAACACCTATCTCGAGCAGCGGGTTAAAGAACGCACCCAGGAGCTGCAGGTTATCAACGAACAAATGCTTAAAGCCAAGTCCGTTGCTGAGCAAGCAAATCAAAGCAAAACTCGCTTTCTAGCCTCGGCAAGCCACGACCTACTGCAGCCACTGAATGCCGCGCGCCTATTTACATCAGCGCTTGCAGGCAAAGAAAACAACACCGAAACAAAAGAGCTTGTGGATCATATCGACAGTTCACTCGGGGCGGCAGAAGAGATCATCAGTACCCTCCTCGACATTTCCAAACTCGATGCGGGCGCGCTGGAACCGGAACTTGGCGTGTTCCCGGTTAACGACATTATGCGTCACTTGGCCACCGACTTTACTGCTATTGCGGAAGACCAAGGCCTTAAGCTTCATGTCGTACCTAGCAGCGCCTGGATCCACTCAGATTCCAAGCTCCTGCGCCGGGTTGTACAGAACTTTCTGTCCAACGCAATACGCTACACCCCTGATGGGAAAATTCTGTTGGGCTGCCGCCGCCTCAAAGGGTATTTGCGCATAGAGGTGTGGGACACCGGCCCCGGTATACCAGAGGATCAGCTAACCTTTATTTTCGAAGAGTTCCGTCGCTTTCAGCACGGCCGAGACAAGAAGGGCCTTGGCCTCGGCCTCGCGATCGTCGACCGGATCAGTGGCATGCTGAACCATCCTGTAAGCGTTCAATCGGTTCAGGGAAAAGGCAGTGTTTTTGGTATAACCGTTCCCCTTGCCCAAGCAGATCAGGCGTACCAGGCGGCTGAAACATCAGCTACAAGCTCGCGGCGCGTTTCTAGCCTTGGCGGCCTGAACGTTCTTTGTATCGACAACGACCCCGCAATCCTGCAGGGAATGGTTGCGCTTCTGGGGAACTGGAAATGCAATGTCACAGCTGCTGAAAGCTTAGAAGACGCCCTAGAGAAACCTCAGGGTAGACAGCCAGATATTATACTTGCAGATTATCAGCTTGATGATGACAAGAACGGTCTGGATGCTATGGACGCAATACGCAGTGCAGGGGGCTACGACATACCGGGCATATTGATTACCGGATATACGGCTCCCGACGTTCGCGACGAGGCGATTGAGCGAGGGTATCAAATTCTCTATAAGCCGGTTAAGCCTGCGGCTTTGAGAGCCATGGTGAACAAACTACTGAAACAAAAGCGCTCATGAGCACGCTCGCGAACAAATCAGCCTCTGACACAAGCGCCTTCGCAAAGCTCACCTATCTTGTGATCGACGACTTTGAAAACTTCCGGATCTCAATGCGCCATATGCTTCGCAGCTGTGGTGCCGTCAATATTGAGTTGGTTGCCGACGCCAGACCCGCGGTGCAGTACTGCACATACAATCATGTAGACGTAGTGCTATGCGACTATAATTTGGGTGAGGGCAAGAATGGCCAGCACATTCTGGAGGAGCTTCGCCACAAGAAGCTTTTAAAACGATCGTCACTTTTTTTAATGGTAACCTCGGAGACGTCCCGGGAAATGGTTATGGGGGCCCGCGAAAACCAGCCCGACGCCTACCTCACAAAGCCGATGAATCGCGCTATGCTGGAAAAGCGCCTGGGTAGCCTAATCAACCAACGCAACGCCTTGTTTCCGATCAACCGTGAAATCGACCGGGAAAATTATCCAGAAGCTATCTCACTCTGTGTTACGGCTCTGGCCCGACTGCCACGCTATAAAACCTGGCTTATGAAAACCCTCGGGGAACTCTATTTTCTACTAGGGGATCTTTCCCATGCCATTAAAGTGTACGACGAAGTTCTCTCCCAACGCGAGTTACCGTGGGCCAGATTCGGGCGCGACAAAGTATTACTGGCCAACCATCGTTACGACGAAGCTGTGGAGAGCCTGCAACAACTAATAGCCAACCACCCTGATTATATGGAAGCCTATGACTTTCTAGCAGATGGCCTTGAGCGCCTGAATAGACCGGGACAGGCGCAGAAAATTCTGGAGCGGGCAGCTGACTATTCACCCCATGCATTGCTCCGTCAAAAACACTTAGCTGAATTGGCGGAATCCAACCAAGACATGGAAACCGCCGCAAAGTCATGGCGAAAAACAGTCAGCTTGGGGACTCATTCCATTCATGACAGTGCCGGCCACTATCTCTCCTTGAGCCATACCCTGTGCGACCTGAGTGAAGGCAATACGGACAAAGAGGGTGAGACGCTTGCAAACGAAGCATTTTCAACTCTTGGCTGCTTGGAAAAGCGCTTCCCAGCCAACGATATTCTTGAACTTCGTAGCAAGATTATCCAGTGCCGGATCTACGCGGGCCAAAAACACCTACAAGAAGCCGAAGTAATGCTGGACGGTATTCGGCCGAAGCTAAAGAACACCCGCTCGCTGGGCTTAGAAACAGGCCTAGACTACGCAAAAACACTCTATCGCCTTGGCCACGGAATTGAGGCCAAAACATTGCTTGGGGAGCTGGCAGAGCAGTTTGGTGAAAACCCTGGCGCTATCAAAAAAATAGAAAATTTGTTGGATGAGCCAGTAAGCTTTCGTACGAAAATCAAAGCTCGCCGTCTTAATCGAGAAGGCATAGCAGCCTTTGAATCCGGCAATCTCAAAGAGGCCCGAAGTATCTTCGCCAAAGCCCTAGAAATGATACCGGATCACCCAGCCCTGAACCTAAACCAGGTTCAAGTGCTGATAAAAGAGCATGAGACCACCGCGGGAGTCAAGGATCTGACGGAACGCTGCCAGTATCACCTAAGCCGGATGGCTGAGCTGCCTGAGCAGCATGGACAATATCGACGCTACCTTGCTCTGCAACGTAAATTGAAGGCACTGAACCAATGAAAAACCGCAATATCAACTTCTCCATGGTTCTGGCATTGGCCGTGCATGACATGA from Marinobacter sp. LV10R510-11A harbors:
- a CDS encoding (2Fe-2S)-binding protein — protein: MALSLIVNGEQRSLDIEGDTPLLWVLRDELGLKGTKFGCGAGLCGACTVHVNGQPVRSCSTPVESVSGGEITTIEGLGKGGQLHALQEAWVAHGVPQCGYCQSGQIMSAAHLLATNPAPARDDIVAAMTGNLCRCGTYSRIIAAVESVAGNSLAYDAAAAQEEN
- the smrA gene encoding DNA endonuclease SmrA, whose protein sequence is MTSKNDRLSFLEAMKDVRRIRKSNRAEIIMPRELTPGHLERQRAAVERPLKDANPLTSENVDPLTALDILCWQRPGIQHGVFRKLKHGQYAIEARLDLHRMTVELARREVFQFIADCVRYGLRSVIILHGKGERNPDGVAQLKSHLAKWLPELPSVLAFHSAEKRHGGTGAVYVMVRKGDRDKQHNRELHGSP
- a CDS encoding putative nucleotidyltransferase substrate binding domain-containing protein, which gives rise to MAAANQDSTRPQNTRAIMGFLQAHAPFSSMDEDHLAHFAEHATLRFYADGDVVLSPDDGIVRKFYVVKQGRIRGERLNQKADKTETTFEISLGECFPLAAIIGERPTRTLHRAAGDTFCLSIEQDAFVTLFSESESFRDFCLRGVSSLLDQVNQRIQSGAMASMGSSISLSTPLERYALRNPIVCSPDSSVRKAVARMHENGVGSIVITDDSRHPTGIFTLRDLRTMIAENAGSLDAPVHQFMTKDPCCLTAQADAFEAALLMAEHHFAHLCVVDEEKKLIGIVSERDLFSLQRVDLVNLARTIGTATHLRTLVSLRSDVSRLVDAMLAHGADSGQVVKIITTLNDVTVRRVLELNIKKNDPGIPFTWLTFGSEGRQEQTLLTDQDNGILFKTPEGMTEDQVREKLLPFARTVNDELAECGFTLCKGNIMASNPKLCLSDREWDDWFIRFIDASTPQNLVYSSIFLDMRSVFGPTDSLHQLLERVLTRIRKNDLFQKMLAGNAFQRKPPLTMFRNFRYVSDGKKRSLDLKRQGLAPFVESVRVFALANGVESANTLERMDELAQKGVFDAKDANAWKDAYSLIQAIRMRSHQEMLDKGEELTNYIDPDDLNPLDKRILRESFRQAQRLQQKLEITYQL
- a CDS encoding PolC-type DNA polymerase III; this encodes MLEQIRQWIERRRAGLNSNIPPENMPNPKSPGDQLLSECRLIVLDLETTGLHANKDEVIAVGAVAITGGAIDLSDQFDLILRRPELDITKTVLIHGIGTEALTQGHETEDALLFLLEWMNGDPVLAYHSAFDQKFLEKTLKTELGYTKNHTWMDVADLLPAFFPKAHTSGKGLDNWADFFGLEVSARHHAASDALATAELTLIALNKAHKDGLKTLRELHDKLRYHRRLKNIHRM
- a CDS encoding DUF4212 domain-containing protein, whose product is MSGHSYDAEQYWKANLRLIFGSLIIWALVSYGFAILLRPMLSGIAIGGTDLGFWFAQQGSILTFIALIFHYAWRMNRLDKKFGVDEE
- a CDS encoding sodium:solute symporter family protein; translation: MSQFAINIMFVGGSFLIYIMIAVWARAGSTKDFYVAGGGIHPITNGMAIGADWMSAASFISMAGIIAAGGYASSAYLMGWTGGYVLLAMLLAPYLRKFGKFTVPEFIGDRFYSKQARLVAVVCLITASLTYVIGQMAGAGVAFSRFLEVDATTGLIIAAVVIFIYSVLGGMKGITYTQVAQYCVLILAYTIPAVFISLQLTDNPIPAIGLFSTHIDSGMPILDKLNQVITDLGFREYTADVDSHLNMVLFTLTLMIGTAGLPHVIIRFFTVPKVADARWSAGWALVFIALLYLTAPAVASMARLNLMSTIYPDGTAAEPIQYDNRPNWIKEWEITGLITFQDKNEDGRIQLYNDDSSEEGKAFQDEAEARGWEGNELDVNRDILVLANPEIANLPGWVIGLIAAGGLAAALSTAAGLLLAISSAISHDLIKGSINPGITEKGELLAARISMAVAIVVATWLGANPPGFAAQVVALAFGIAAASLFPTLMMGIFSKRINNKGAVAGMLCGLVFTLSYIFVYKGWFFIPGTANLADIAENWVFGISPLSIGAIGALVNFAVAFAVSNATDEPPIEIQELVESVRYPRGAGKAQDH
- a CDS encoding PAS domain-containing hybrid sensor histidine kinase/response regulator; translated protein: MISVWLLVLISITYISVLFIIAWAGDKHPGLYRRRLARTHVYSLSLAVYFTSWTFYGAVGRATQEGLGFLPIYLGPLLVFVFCAPLLRRIIYISKRNNSTSIADFIASRYGKSQLLAAMIATFALIGSVPYIALQLKAIAMGFSVLSSTGTGTRELSTAAWNDAAWYITLALTAFTVLFGTRHLESTEHHRGMIQAVAFESLIKLVAFVAVGLFVGYGLYNGFGDLLDNVKQADLSGILTTDAIEAPAFITQTLVAMLAIICLPRQFHVMVVENADHRDFEVARWAMPVYLIVASAFVLPIAAAGLLAPEAIASNPDILILQLPIMAGKEWLAILAFLGGGSAAAAMVIVCSVAIATMVSNEIVMPALLKFFRPRMNRQADLSSLLLGIRRVAIFVVLLIAYGFYRMAGKDYSLTSFGLLSFAAAAQFGPALVGGILWRRGNATGATWGLALGFFLWCYTLLLPALASTGWFTDSLINEGIWGLHWTRPTALFGLKLDQTSHGIIWSLGINTLVYVVLSLVTRQRVREKIQIASFFQDPHPKGDTIQHQSWQEEILTSDLQALTDRFMGEERSEVVFRNYERRNAIRLHLHRPASSHLMKYVERQLASVIGASTARVVLESTLTGRDMQIEDVVSIVDEASQAMTFSRELLQSAIENISLGVSVVNQQQQLVVWNHRYLELFAYPKGFVRVGRPAEDLMRYNLTNSNLPARRIDEIVANHYGNMREGQLISYERQRPDGTIVRIDGSPIPGGGYVTTFQDITAMRRTEQALKETNTYLEQRVKERTQELQVINEQMLKAKSVAEQANQSKTRFLASASHDLLQPLNAARLFTSALAGKENNTETKELVDHIDSSLGAAEEIISTLLDISKLDAGALEPELGVFPVNDIMRHLATDFTAIAEDQGLKLHVVPSSAWIHSDSKLLRRVVQNFLSNAIRYTPDGKILLGCRRLKGYLRIEVWDTGPGIPEDQLTFIFEEFRRFQHGRDKKGLGLGLAIVDRISGMLNHPVSVQSVQGKGSVFGITVPLAQADQAYQAAETSATSSRRVSSLGGLNVLCIDNDPAILQGMVALLGNWKCNVTAAESLEDALEKPQGRQPDIILADYQLDDDKNGLDAMDAIRSAGGYDIPGILITGYTAPDVRDEAIERGYQILYKPVKPAALRAMVNKLLKQKRS